In Synchiropus splendidus isolate RoL2022-P1 chromosome 11, RoL_Sspl_1.0, whole genome shotgun sequence, the DNA window CAAGTGCTACATCCCCACAGGCAAATGGAAAGCTCAGGATGATTTCAGTATGAAATAGAAGCAAATTCCATCTGCGCTGCACATCTAAATGAGTTTTCGCTGCCAAAATGAGTGTGTGAGCTACAGGTCACTGACTGTTCACAGGCTGCAATGCAGTCACGGTGGAGGGGCGCTGGTGTTTGCTGCCCCCTACCGGAGCTTCCTCTATGATCCGTAGATATTCATGAACACTGAACATTGTATTTCTACTAACAGGTTTGCGCCCATTTTCGCATAAAAAATAACTTCCTTGACTaaatttggtttattttatgtatttatttaatatatattgaaaactttatttcatatttaataattGCGAGCCTCTTagtaaatgaaagtttcactttTATTAGTGTTTTAAACTGTTTCATTTTGATCACatgaatatataattttttctcAGTGTTTCCTTGGttaaaattcatattttttagaATCATATTCTCTGTCTATTACACTCTCAATATTGAAGAACACCATTTAGATTAGTGCACTGGCATGTCCTCAACTGGCCTTTTATGTCGAATAAACTGTCACTTTAACATACCTGCATTATTATTGGGGTCGTTTTTGTTTGGTATCTGTGGGTAATATGTatgtaaaatatgtatttacgTCTCACTTCATTTGCCTGTACTAATCTGAGATTACAGTGGGGGAGGTGAGTTTGTTTCTTATCCGTTTCCtaccacacatttttttttgtatctgtgTTGAAATTATTCAGATCACCTGATGTGTTGATTTTCTGTGCACAACCTCCCCTCGTCTGTAAATCTGTTGATCCAGGATTAGGGTGCAACATCTGTCCCTCTCAATCCCTCAATCTTCGCTGACCCGATCCACATTCTGACTCCATCTTGACTGGGATGAGATCGGCCATAAAAACTAAAGACATTGGCATCAGgggaatatactgtatatgctgCTAAAAACAAGCGGCTCCACAGATCACAGTGGGTGGACACAATAACCCGGATGgatttttgaaaagcaaataTCAACATTAGCTCTGATGCTATCTGGGAACAGTTCCCAATTAAAATGGACGCCGCTTTCTGCTCATAGCAAATGagatttatttcagtttctGCTCCGTCACCGCTCATCAAGTCTTGTGTCTTTGACGCCGTCACTCCCCGGGTGCTGCTTGCCAGCTTTGCTGACTCAAAAACAGCCGAGTGAGCAGTTTCTAGTTTAGTTGCTGCCAGTCAGGCGTCACTGTCTGCAGCGGCGGAGTCCAGCCGAGCGCTTTGGCATCTTCTTTACCAACTACTCATGATTTGTTGTCACTTAGGAGTTCATTTTTGGCAAAAGGGTTTGATACTTCTGTACTCAAATGAAGTGACACCGCACAAGGGACACAGACAGACGACCTGAACCTCCTCTGGCTCTTCTGGGAGAATACAGACGTGCTCAAGTGTCAACCAACAGACATAATCTCTACAAGGTTTCTGTGAgggtataataataataataataataataataataataataacaataataataataataacaataataataataataataataattattattattattattattattgagcaACATCTGAAAGGCCACATTTCTCAACCTATTTGTAACATAAAGTTGAAACTTTCTTTTCTCTCGGTCACACCAATGCATAACACAGATCGCGTCTATTACATATATAAAATCTGATTTAGGTGATTTATTGAGATACTTTCACTACATTTCACACACAACATCCTGTCTGTGctaatgtaattattattaactATTGCATGAGGAaatatggttttattttttatattagattagacatccttcatttgtcccacagtggagaaatctcacaataataattattaagataaaaaacattttagtaatCAATGGTATGAGTAATTATAGTAGCAACGTGAGCAAAATGAAATATCAGCGACATAAATCATGTGTTATTAAGTCATGGAAATTTAAATATCCAAAGAGAATCTGACAAACGCGTTGTGATATTTGAAATATTGGCGATATGTAATTCAGTTAAACAAGTCTGAAACCTCAACTTTGAGTGCGATCCACATCCAGTACAGAGTTGTGTTGGGTTATTCTTTGACCAAAGACCTCATAGTCTCACCTTGATCCTGGGCATGGTGACAGTCGGAGGTCTTGCTTTGGCGACAAAGCTGTGCGAGGAGCCTTTTTCCACCACATGTCTGGTGTAAGGCATATAGAGACGGCCATTGGGGCCAAAGACAAAGTCTTCTCTCAGAGCGTCCACCAACATGACGACCACCCTCTTGAACAGAGGACCCGGCAGGCGGGTGGTGTTCGGTTTCCCCCCTGGAACAATAAAGATATCTTTTTAACATTTCGACTTTCCAAACGAGGGTGCGAGTATTCCAGCATGTGTGCAGGGAGAGGTCAGTGAACGCAACTCAGGTGCACTCACCTGCCAGGGGTTCGGGCGGCAGCTCCGACAGTTTGTTCTTAGACGCCACAGAAGACTTGACCGGTAAAGGAAAGAACCCCCGAAGAAACAGAGCCACTCCAATGacctcaaatattaaaataaaagaagcgAAAACGGACGAGCGGACTTTCATGACGCTGCCTGAGCAGGAAGTCAAACGGAACCTGCTTCTGGGCTTCCTCCGAGACTAAAGCTAGTGTTCAATCATCAATACTTATGAGCCAAGTGTAGGAACATTATAGTATCATACAAATCTGAATTAATATGAATTAACCTGCGTCGCATAGCTTAGTAACCGCAATTCACTATGAAAGCATCACTTCCGCATGGAGAATTACAGTACGGGTCGCGCTTTGGGACAAACTACTTACCTGTTCGCGTTCGATTAGAAGCGAAATCATTTAACGtttaagatatatatttttatttattattttattatgagaGTGTTCAATTGGTCCAATATTCTCCGTTTTACTGGTCGACAACTATTTTCTCCAGATTAAGCTTCGTGAGCTGCCCCAGAAGTTGATGaagttatttaaatgtaataattGAATTGATAAGTAATTTTATTCCAATGTGACAAATATGAAATGGCGGGGATAATATTTGTAACATAAAGAGTGTCGACAGTTGGCGCttacaaaaatgtatataacaaTGACGCCCCCAAGTGGCTCTTTATGATCATAGCCAGAGTTACGAGCACAGTGAAGTTTATTGTAATCTTAGTTCACAACATACACTAAACTCTTCCATTTCGTTGCCATAACTGTTGACAGCTACAGCAATATTAACATATAAAATATCAACCTTCTCGACTGTTTATGATCAGTAACATTATTAGCCAGAGAGGACAATGACCTTCTGCATTAAAAAGTTTATGGATTAAAATAGTTTAAAATTGTGGGAAACTGTCTACAGCATTTAAAGTGCTCCACATGGAAGCTGAGAGACAACCAGTCAGCAGGAAAAGACTTTGGTTCAGTCGTGTTTGAGCTGCTGATTTAGTCCAGAGGACACAAAGTAATTGACCCTTTTGGGGTCAAACTTTAGTACACAAGAAGATGAACTCTCCTCGTCCTCAGCGTCCTCACGTCACCTTGTATAGATACATTCATGTTTGAAACTTTAATCATCTATGGTGTTCTTTAATTTTAAAgcttatttgttcattttcaggaCACTGATAAAGGCATCTTTGGGGACGTCCACATTGCCGATGCGCCTCATCTTCTTCTTGCCCTCCGCTTGCCTCTTCAGGAGCTTCATCTTCCGAGTGATGTCGCCGCCATACTAGCAGGAAACACAAGACGGTGAGAACTTGTCGGAAAAATTCCAACACTTGGACCTTCACGTGGTACTTACGCACTTAGCGAGGACATTCTTCCGATAagcttttattctgaaacagCAACAGATCATTGTtaggatgggttttttttttaattgctgaaGTGTTTGCTCACGTCTCTCTGGCCAGGATTTTACTCCCGATGGCAGCCTGCACAGCGATCTCAAACATCTGCCTCGGTATAGAGTCTCTCAGTCGCTCACACATGGCTTTCCCCGCGCTGTACGCACGTGCTCTGTGGAGACACAATAACCACATTTACTTGTACATCACGGGCGCGATGAGCTGCAGCATCTGTCTGTGTTGTGAACACACTCATTGATATGTGTTTGAGAGGCATGTTTGAGGTGGTCTCGTATGATGTAGTTCCCAAGTTCGCCACTAAGAGCGCAGCAATTTGAGGAACGTTTCCCACCTGTGTAGGTCTCAGAGGTCTTCATACTTCAACCTCCTGACTAATATTGTGGAGTTACATGGATTATTTTTGACTAAGTTAGAGCTACACACTTGTGCACGATGGTGGTGAGTTCCTCCACGGGACGTCCGTTCAGCAGGAACTCCATCTTGATGAGGTCTGCCGCCTGGTAGCCTGCGTCCTCGTAGTCAAAGCTAGGAGAAAGGACATGTGTTGTGATCCGCTGTCGGGCAGCTCAGGTCTGCTTCACATCTCACCTGGCGTATCCAGACGACATGGACTTGAGCTGGTCGTAAAAGTCCACCACAATCTCATTTAAAGGAAACAGATACTTCATCATGACGCGCTGCTCGTCGATGTAAACCATGTTTTTCTGGGTTCCTCTGCGGTTCTGACACAGCAGGACAGAAAACGGGTTAAATATTTGCTTGCCAAGTATATTAGAGGGACACTTCAGGGGGACGAGTTTGGAGACGTGGAGAGGCGAGACAGTGATGTTCGTCGATGAACAAGAGAGGTGAAGGTCTCACCAGACAGAGAGCCATGATCTTCCCGGTGTACGCTTCAGGAGCCAGGATGGTTCCCAGCACCATGGGCTCCAGGTACTCAGACACCACTGATCTGTCTGGGAACTGTGCAGGGTTCACGATGGTGATCTCTTCAGCACCGTGCTCCTGGTAGCAGAAATGATGAGATAGTGAAATGAACCAGGAGGCATCTGCCTCAGACTCTGAACTTCAGTGTGCACACAGGTCTGGTCACCCATGGATCCTGAAATGTGGTTCCTTATCCGCCCATCTCACAACAATATTCAGCTCCATCGCAGACCCCTCCGTTAGATCTTTCACTCCTGACCATTCCACTTCTGACACAACTAGCTTCAATGATCCTCAAACTtaatacacgcacacacactcactgagaCCTCAtaagacaaaacacattttaaacatgtttaaacCATCCCAAATGGCTGCAGTCTCTATTCAGTTGCAAAAGTTTGATCGTCTTGTCAAGTCCCTCATGGAGGAATCTAGCATGCTTCCATTGATCATCACTACCCGCTTACGTGTCCACAAACAGTCGGCCGCACAAAGGGCACGAGCAGACGCGCGGCTCTTACCTTGATGAGTTTTGGCGACGACAGAATGGCCTTGTAGGGAACCGTGGGCGCTGTGACAATAACAGAGGCATTGTACTCCTGCTCCAGCCGCTGATTAAAAACCTCCATGTGAAGAAGACCCAGGAAGCCCAGTCTGCAAAGGTGGTGCGATCATGATATGACTCGAGTCAAGTGGGACAGTTACAGATAATATTAAGGAGAAAATCTTGCAGTGAAATGACAGagtagaaaaaaacacttttcatgtAGAACAAAAGGATAACAAATCATTTTAGTATGTAGAATAACACAAACAATGGAAAATagcattaaattttttttttttttgaaaaatatgtgATACAGTATTCCACAAATAAAGACCAGTTCTGTTAGCTCGATATGTATTATTTCATGTTAGGGAGATgtgaattttaatttaaattatgaAAAATGGGATTGACATTGAAAACACAATATGAGAAACTAAAATCCTTGCATATTagcagaaaaaaagataaaaactcTAATATTGGCAATTCTATATTTTAACACAGAgatataattttaaaaagtggtTCTTTTAACATGTCATGAGATTATTATAGTTAAGAATGTGATCCTACAGAACTATAATGCAAGACATTTAAAGTCAGTTTCATAACTGAGTTGTAACAAGCATTAGAAAATGGAAATTTAGATTTGACATGGAGTCTGTGGATTTTGAGCGCGGTTGTCATTGTAATTCTGAGCGGCGGCGCTGACCTCCAGCCGGCTCCCAGGGCCAGACTGCTGTCTCTCTGCACCGTGACACTGGAGTCGTTCAGGGTCAGCTTGTCGATGGCGCTGCGAAGGCCGGGGTATTCCGACTGGTCCATGGGATACATGCCTGGGGAGCGGAAAAAGCTAAAATAAGAGGCAAAGTGCACATCAACTGAGCCATTTTCATCCACGCAGAGAGGCCAGGCTGCACTTTCGCCACTCGCAGGAGAGCCACTGGAGGGATTTTAGGTTCGGGAGTCCAGTGATGCAGAAGGAGTCAAAGTTCATGAGCTGTCAGGTCACccatttttggctttttttgtctcctcagcaaaatacaaaaaacatctCAGATTATAAATGGAAAATGAGTGGCCGACCAGACAGATGCCTTTTGGgctctttcaaaataaaaattgcGAAAAGAGAGGAGGCTTTTACCCCATTACGTTAATGCTACCGCCTGCCTCGCCCAATATTCTATGGCAGCAGGATAAGACTCTGCATCAAGGATTCACCCTACTGTGACCACCGGATTCCTACCAGCgaagaccatggctttggctgGCTTGAACCCAGGAAGAGCTTCCACAGGCTCCTGCTGGTTGTAGAGCGTGTCTCCGATCTGAGCTTCCTTCACGTCCTTCATTCCAGCGATCAAGTAGCCCACCTGACCAGCAAACCTGCAGGACAGCACACGTTCACTGCTAGAACGACGCCTCGATGAAAACGGTCGATCCTCAGGCCAGAAATTTCAACAATTGTGGGTgtattttgaaagaaaatctTTGCCAGTCCCTACGATGTTAAGCCTCagtgtgaggatgaaaacttaaaAATAGCTTGTATAACATTGAGGATAAGTATATGTGACTGAGGGTCCTCACGGTGTCCTAACAAGCACATCAAGACAAATTAATATGGGCATTTAAATTTATATTCATCATAATTCAATATCAATGTGTGATGGCAGATGGGAACTGTATCATGCAGTCAcgaatatatacatatatatatatatatatatatatatatatatatatatatacatatatatatatatatatatatatatatatatatatatatatatatatatatttaacactgAAGATTGGGATTTGTTTCAAATACAATCACATTTGATGtcgaaaataaaacatgactaGAATGTCTAGTTTGATTGTTAAAGACACAAAACCGAGGAGAGCGACCTACAGTTTCTGAGTCGGATGCTCATCTGGCCGCAGCAGGCCCAGCTCGTTGACCTCGTAGGTCTTCCCCAGGTGCGACGACACAATCTTGTCGCCTTTCTGCACCCGGCCTCCGAACACGGCGATGTTGGCCACCACACCTCTGTAGTGGTCGAAATTGGAGTCAAACACCAGGGCTTTGAAGGGGTCACGCACGCTGGCCGCAGGTCTGAGAGGACGAGACGAAGAAAACACCTTAAGCATCAGGTGTGAGGGGCACGACAGAAGGGGAGGCTTACGGAGGGATCCTCTCCACCACTGCCTGCAGAACTTTATCCACGTTGGTGCCTAGTTTAGCAGAGATCTGCAAAGAAATGGCACAGAAATACAGCATGGTTTTCACTAAATATTAAGTAAATTAGAAGTGAAGACTTAAAAGCCTTTTTTATTGGCACAGGAAACATTCTCCCTCTCACCCTGATACACTCTTCAGCTGGGATGTCAAACACCTTCTCGATCTGGGCCTCCACTCGCTCTGGATCTGCGTTTTTCAAATCAATCTAAATAAGAAAAGATCCAGACGTCACCAAACAAAGCGTTAAAAAATGCTGAAGAATGTTGCTGCACAGACCTTGTTGATGACTGGGATGATGGTGAGCTGAGCCTCGAAGGCCAGGTAGAAGTTGGCAACAGTCTGCGCTTGGATTCCCTTCCAGGGAAGCAAAAGAAACCTCAGCTTGTGGCTAAGACAGAAGGAGGGGGATTCTGGAGTGGCACCTGATTGGCGTCGACGATCAGCAGAACGCCCTGACATGCAGACAGGGAGCGAGACACTTCGTAGCTGAAGTCGACGTGACCCTACAGACAGAAGTTAGAGAAAATACTGAAAACAACAACGGCTCAGTTAGGGACTCGAGAGGGCTGGGAATGAAACTGGCGGGTTCATATTGAGGGAAaactctggtcatgtgacaataACTGTGCATGACGAAATGGAGCTGACAAATAGAAACAAGGCTAAATGTGTAGAAAATAAATGCTATGTTAAATGTCCTTTAATATACATGAACTGCGGATGCTGCAGACACAGGCGACAGTCATTCACGAGAATATGTGCCTGTGGCAACCTCAGAAACAAAGTTTAGCCTATCAAGAAATACATCGTGCCTTTACCTAAAactgagtgtgttgtgtgatgAGCGaactcagaaaaaaatgtcaagaaTGAGACTTTTAGTCGACTGAAATAATATTCATGTGACTAAAACACAGTTAGAACAGGACACCAAAAACAATACTATAAGGGACACAATAAAAAATGCTGACCGTAGTTTTATTTTTGGTAAAGTTGGGTGAGAAAGTCTTGTCTCTGCACtgacagtttaaaaataaaactcaaagaAACAGCACTGAAACAGCTCCACTTTAGGATAGGTTTAAAGCTACAGTGCAAGAGTCAACCGATGTCATGGAAAAGAAAGGCGACCTCCAGTGTCATGTCTCAACTCAGCATTTTTACTGTCTTTTGAATTCTTGCTTTGTTGACAGATCACAAGTGCCAGTCAGCGTCTGTGTGCTGAGTGACTTCATCCAAGCAGAGAGAGTCTGGTGAGCTTGTGTTTCTTCAGTCAAACTGACGATTAAACCGGTACAATCCTGTTACTCTGCAGTAAACATTTGATCGTCATTCAAGATATGATGAACCTTACACAAACTTTGTCAGGAAGGCTCTTAAAGTCAAGGACGCAGCCTGACATCGACCCACTTCGACACTCTCTGTTGACTTTGCAGGACTTACCGGTGTGTCGATGAGGTTAAGGAGGTGCCGCTGCCCCTGGTGGTTGTACAGCAATGATGCAGTCTGAGCCTTGATGGTGATGCCCCGCTCCCGCTCCACCTGCAGCTTGTCCAGCACCTGCATGTTCTTCGCAGTCTTGGCGATGGCTCCTTTTGACAGTCAAGACACAAAAGATTGGTATTTTAAGTGGCTCCAGAGTATACAGTAAGTCGCACCAGTCAATAAATgcatcatgaaaaagaaaaaaatatgtcgCATATTAAGGGTACATTTATTCTATTTCAAAACTGTTGAATGAGGCAGAAACCCTACAAAGGTCCTCCTGAAAATCCATTTGTCTTTGCCCCCAACTTGAAGTGTGATGTGGaacaacagagaaacaaggaagcttTTATCACGCTGATGACAGTAAAACTAACTGTCTGAGACCTAAATAAATATCAGTCATCcgtggctgctctcacctggcCACAAGCAGCATTTTGTTATGTTTCTCTCAGATTCTCTCCGATTTACAAACACCAAAAACTTTAAAGAACAAGTAATTTCTCAGTATATACACAGTAAATCACATCCCCGTATAAGCCGGAGGACCATCAAAACCTTTTTTCTGATAGTATGGAAAATACAGCAACAAGGCCAAAGACCATGATACATCAACATAACATATCAAACAAAACACGCTCTGTGTCAGACGGTGACAGCAGGAATAAAGAAATCAcaaaacctgtcatctccagcaGCCTGTCAGCCAAAGTGCTTTTGCCATGGTCGATATGAGCGATGATGCAAAAGTTCCTGATGCGATCTGTGGGGAACTTGGCCACATCGATACCCTCCTGGTAGACAAGGAAACAAAGGGTGTTATTCTGGTGAGAGGAAGTGTCAAAGGAAGAtgaaattaattcattcataaaaaaaaaaaaaaaatcaatggtaATGTTTGTCCTGTTTTTGTAAAGATTTCAGAGAAGACAACGTTATTACACTCCTACTATTATtgagaaaataatttgaaatcGAAATATCATTATTGTTTGTGGTCTTTTCCAAATATTAACCAGGTTTGAGTTCAGTATTTAGTTATCTATTAACCTAACACCTCTCCTCTGTCCCTCCAGAATCAATAACAAACAGGACACGTCACATCGTTTTCATTGAGATCCGCCCATCGTAGCTAGAAATTTCAATTGTGTCACTTCTGAAACAAGACCAAGCACAATGTACTCACATAGAGTTAGCAATACGAGACCAAATCGTTTATCAAAACATCATAAAACGCCACCAGAGTTGGTCTTCCTTACCTTGTCAGCTTGGCTGCTCATCATCTTGAGGTCACCGGTGACCACAGGGAGCCTTTTCAACCGTCTTAAAACTGAGCCTTTAAAGTGACACGCATGCTGTTTCCTATCATACAATGCAAACTGCTTGACACACTTGAAGAGTGTCGTCCCACGCCACCTTTTAACGAGAGAATACGACATATCGACCCAGTTGTTTACAACATGTCAGGTTAGCCGCGTTAGCCGGGGAGCTAAACTTCGAGCTAGGATGATAATTTAGACAAGGACTCGCGCTGATGCgctgaaaacataaatatatagcAATGCATGAATTAAAAAGTTTAGTTTTTGTGGCGTAAAAGTCGCACTAACGCATGAGTTTCAGGCATGCTGCCGGTTGTGAGTGACGATTTACTCGTACGGACTTCTGGGAAATGGAGTTGATCACTAACCAAAGACGATACAAGACCACAAGATGTTGCTCACCCGTTACTGCGAGTGGCAGACGATCATGAGATCTCCCGTCAGGACGACAATATCGGAATTAAAATACATAACATCGCTAATAATATGTgcctttatattattataactgAACTCAAAAGATCGCAAAAAGTAAAAAGCCTTTAATATAAGACGAGACAAATTGTGTAAAGATTTGATCATCTTGCTATTGCTGTGCATCTTTGTTAGACTAAACCGGAAGTCACATTGAATCGAGGCGACAGATCAGGGTTAAAAATGGATGCCAGTTGCTATGACAACGAAATTTACTCAGGAATAGATTACAGCTTCTTTTCAGTGGGCAACGACACCCTGCGAGCTTTTATCAGCCACGCTTCCTGACTGGCATGTTCCTATTTTAGAGACACTCTACCCTACAATGATGGTGAATCATTCACACCATCATAATAGTTTAAATGGAGGATGTTGTTTAGACATCAAATAACCCTGGGATCTAACCCTCATCACAAAGGTGAGCGGATGAATCAGGTCAGCTGTCTGTCCAGGAGACGCAGCCCTTTAAAGGAGTCCACGACACCATGGTGATGGAGAAATGAGTCCATGCAAATATAACTCCGGCGAGTCACCGCTCAGTGCCACAGGGCTTTGAGCCAACACTCA includes these proteins:
- the guf1 gene encoding translation factor Guf1, mitochondrial, which gives rise to MSYSLVKRWRGTTLFKCVKQFALYDRKQHACHFKGSVLRRLKRLPVVTGDLKMMSSQADKEGIDVAKFPTDRIRNFCIIAHIDHGKSTLADRLLEMTGAIAKTAKNMQVLDKLQVERERGITIKAQTASLLYNHQGQRHLLNLIDTPGHVDFSYEVSRSLSACQGVLLIVDANQGIQAQTVANFYLAFEAQLTIIPVINKIDLKNADPERVEAQIEKVFDIPAEECIRISAKLGTNVDKVLQAVVERIPPPAASVRDPFKALVFDSNFDHYRGVVANIAVFGGRVQKGDKIVSSHLGKTYEVNELGLLRPDEHPTQKLFAGQVGYLIAGMKDVKEAQIGDTLYNQQEPVEALPGFKPAKAMVFAGMYPMDQSEYPGLRSAIDKLTLNDSSVTVQRDSSLALGAGWRLGFLGLLHMEVFNQRLEQEYNASVIVTAPTVPYKAILSSPKLIKEHGAEEITIVNPAQFPDRSVVSEYLEPMVLGTILAPEAYTGKIMALCLNRRGTQKNMVYIDEQRVMMKYLFPLNEIVVDFYDQLKSMSSGYASFDYEDAGYQAADLIKMEFLLNGRPVEELTTIVHKARAYSAGKAMCERLRDSIPRQMFEIAVQAAIGSKILARETIKAYRKNVLAKCYGGDITRKMKLLKRQAEGKKKMRRIGNVDVPKDAFISVLKMNK